The Castanea sativa cultivar Marrone di Chiusa Pesio chromosome 11, ASM4071231v1 genome contains a region encoding:
- the LOC142617185 gene encoding uncharacterized protein LOC142617185, with protein MQKMKNIGSSGRLSTEESEDEDISRLAISTFQAKEEEIERRKMAVKEKVELQLGRAEEESKRLAQIWDELEVLSDPLRKEVAAVRKKIDMANRDLKPLGQSCQKKEKEYKEALEAFQEKNKEKTQLIATLMELLTESEKLRMKKLEELSKNVESIN; from the exons atgcaaaaaatgaagaacattGGGAGCAGTGGAAGACTGTCAACTGAGGAGAGTGAAGATGAGGATATCTCAAGGTTGGCCATATCTACATTCCAAGCtaaagaggaagagattgagagGAGGAAGATGGCAGTGAAGGAGAAAGTTGAACTTCAGTTGGGACGTGCCGAAGAAGAAAGTAAGCGCTTGGCACAGATTTGggat GAGCTGGAAGTACTTTCAGATCCTTTGAGAAAAGAAGTGGCAGCTGTACGTAAGAAGATTGACATGGCTAACAGGGATCTAAAGCCGCTGGGGCAGAGCTGCCAGAAAAAA GAGAAAGAATATAAAGAAGCCCTGGAAGCTTTCcaagaaaagaacaaagaaaaaactcaGCTAATAGCCACATTAATGGAG TTGCTGACAGAGAGTGAGAAACTGAGGATGAAGAAACTTGAGGAGCTGAGCAAGAATGTAGAATCCATAAACTAA
- the LOC142617184 gene encoding protein GLUTELIN PRECURSOR ACCUMULATION 3, which yields MHYWVRASSADYGGTPPQPRSGHTAVNIGKSKVVVFGGLVDKKFLCDIVVYDVDNKLWFQPECTGSGSEDQVGPSPRAFHIAVAIDCHMFIFGGRYGSKRLGDFWVLDTDIWQWSELTSFGDLPSPRDFAAASAIGNRKIVMYGGWDGKRWLSDVYVLDTISLEWMELSVSGSLPPPRCGHTATMVEKRLLVYGGRGGGGPIMGDLWGLKGLIEEENETPGWTQLKLPGQAPSARCGHTVTSGGHYLLLFGGHGTGGWLSRYDIYYNDSIVLDRVSAQWKRLPTGNEPPAARAYHSMTSIGSRHLLIGGFDGKSTFGDLWWLVPEEDPIAKRFTASPPNDIPENKDVAIANDNVQSALEGSQREQSAVSELQRRLEISVSLSSPGFPIVDELEDKEFLELASSLSGERVSSNLQAIEALRDHWRKAIPRSIPLKEFGPLLRDYQRLIARHQFDRANDGSDLHSAEVGLLGKDAYRFYHIKNASQLRMDDLPLLLTEYKQILSD from the exons atgcactatTGGGTTCGAGCTTCTTCTGCTGATTACGGTGGCACTCCTCCCCAACCTCGCAG TGGTCACACCGCGGTCAACATCGGCAAATCGAAGGTGGTCGTGTTCGGTGGACTTGTTGACAAGAAGTTTCTCTGCGATATCGTGGTCTACGATGTtg ATAACAAACTTTGGTTTCAGCCAGAGTGCACTGGAAGTGGGTCTGAGGACCAGGTAGGTCCAAGCCCGCGGGCATTTCACATTGCTGTTGCAATTGATTGTCACATGTTCATCTTTGGTGGGCGTTATGGTAGCAAAAG GTTGGGTGACTTTTGGGTTCTAGATACAG ATATATGGCAGTGGTCTGAGCTCACCAGTTTTGGTGACTTACCTTCGCCACGAGATTTTGCTGCAGCTTCAGCCATTGGGAACCGGAAAATTGTTAT GTATGGTGGCTGGGATGGTAAAAGGTGGTTATCAGATGTGTATGTCTTGGACACAA TATCACTAGAATGGATGGAGCTGTCGGTATCTGGATCATTACCACCACCTAGATGTGGCCACACGGCTACTATGGTGGAGAAAAGGTTGCTTGTCTATGGTGGCAGAG GAGGTGGTGGGCCAATTATGGGTGATTTATGGGGCTTGAAGGGTCTTATTGAAGAAG AGAACGAAACACCTGGATGGACCCAGTTGAAGCTTCCAGGTCAAGCTCCTTCTGCTCGCTGTGGTCATACTGTGACCTCCGGAGGGCACTAT CTGTTGTTATTTGGAGGTCATGGGACTGGTGGTTGGTTGAGTCGTTATGACATTTATTACAATGACAGCATTGTTTTAGATCGGG TGTCTGCACAATGGAAGCGCTTACCGACTGGCAACGAGCCCCCTGCTGCTCGGGCATACCACTCTATGACGTCTATTGGTTCACGTCATCTATTAATTGGTGGGTTTGATGGCAAATCAACCTTTGGTGATCTGTGGTGGTTGGTCCCAGAAG AGGACCCTATTGCAAAGCGGTTCACTGCATCTCCACCCAATGATATTCCTGAAAATAAGGATGTTGCAATAGCAAATGATAATGTCCAATCTGCACTCGAG GGAAGCCAAAGGGAACAATCTGCTGTCTCAGAGTTACAAAGAAGATTAGAAATTTCAGTTTCACTCTCTAGTCCTGGGTTTCCAATTGTAGATGAGTTGGAAGATAAAGAATTCCTTGAACTAGCATCAAGTTTGTCTGGAGAAAGAGTATCTAGCAATTTGCAG GCAATTGAAGCACTTCGTGATCACTGGAGGAAGGCTATACCAAGGTCTATACCACTTAAGGAGTTTGGGCCCTTGCTTCGTGACTACCAACGTTTGATAGCCCGTCATCAATT TGACAGGGCTAATGATGGATCTGATCTGCATTCTGCTGAAGTTGGTTTGCTTGGAAAAGATGCTTATCGGTTTTATCATATTAAAAATGCCTCTCAG TTACGTATGGATGATCTCCCATTGCTGCTCACGGAGTACAAACAGATTCTTTCTGATTAA